In a genomic window of Zonotrichia albicollis isolate bZonAlb1 chromosome 7, bZonAlb1.hap1, whole genome shotgun sequence:
- the LOC141729484 gene encoding Fc receptor-like protein 4, translated as MAGDTGMAGKVVLLLWAQTLGLAGAQTTQLLVEPPWRPAVLWDRVTLTCQGLGTASPTTWYKEERHLWQEGQDHLTITESGTYTCERPSTGLSLPMTVSDGDRGLRSPSLAPTVAPRALGGLCSMGDQSLSSALKTSKSFPE; from the exons atggctggggacactgggatggccgggaaggtggtgctgctcctgtggg cccagacgctcggcctcgctg gtgcccagaccacccagctcctggtggagcccccctggaggccggcagtgctgtgggaccgggtgacactgacctgccagggcttgggGACCGCCAGTcccaccacctggtacaaggagGAGCGGCACTTGTGGCAGGAGGGACAAGACCACCTCACTATCACCGAAAGTGGCACCTACACATGTGAGAGACCCAGCACCGGGCTCAGCCTCCCCATGACAGTCTCAGACGGTGACAGGGGTTTGCgttcccccagcctggcacccacAGTGGCCCCAagggctctgggtgggctctgctccATGGGTGACCAGAGCCTGTCCTCTGCTCTGAAGACATCCAAGAGCTTCCCAGAATGA